The following coding sequences lie in one Halogeometricum rufum genomic window:
- a CDS encoding oligosaccharide flippase family protein, with amino-acid sequence MSRDTASLSLGREALIGFVAKILLAGMGFAGIVVYYRFLGPETLGIYYTVLAAANVVAQLVGGFASALQKRVSEKQTDLAEYIGVGFVVYVTVVGAGGVLAYALESSLSNFFLSSRHLWGGVGIFASLSLFTVTNRIYSGVGKPGLAVWTDAARSVLTLALQVGLLLVGFREFGLIYGYVGATLVCALGVLVLIGVRPVIPSRRALARTWEFAKWSVPSGFASNLYGRIDVLILASLVGSTAVGLYEPAHRLTVPATFVATSVGVSLTVKASGLSSIGESVEHDLRNAVSYTILLAAPLFFGALAMPEALMRTIYGPSATAGAMALVGLALFQVFNSFQLPFDKLVSGIDRPEINLGVSVVTISIDVVLAVFLARAYGLEGVVAATILSEVVRVVIFQGILYRMFGSFVLTRPVIEQLASAVVMFLAVEGVLLAFSIRSVLDLLLVVGLGGVVYFGCLLAVSPHFRLTLDNVLGDFVPN; translated from the coding sequence ATGAGCCGGGACACGGCGTCGTTGAGTCTGGGTCGCGAGGCGCTCATCGGCTTCGTCGCGAAGATACTCCTCGCGGGGATGGGGTTCGCCGGCATCGTCGTCTACTACCGGTTCCTCGGCCCCGAGACGCTCGGCATCTACTACACCGTCCTCGCGGCGGCGAACGTCGTCGCCCAACTCGTCGGCGGGTTCGCGTCGGCACTGCAGAAGCGCGTGAGCGAGAAGCAGACCGACCTCGCCGAGTACATCGGCGTCGGCTTCGTCGTCTACGTCACCGTCGTCGGCGCGGGCGGCGTCCTCGCCTACGCCCTCGAGTCCTCCCTCTCGAACTTCTTCCTCTCCAGTCGCCACCTCTGGGGCGGCGTCGGCATCTTCGCCAGCCTCAGCCTGTTCACGGTGACGAACCGCATCTACTCGGGCGTCGGCAAGCCCGGGCTGGCGGTCTGGACCGACGCCGCGCGGAGCGTCCTCACCCTCGCGCTGCAGGTCGGCCTGCTCCTCGTCGGATTCCGCGAGTTCGGCCTCATCTACGGCTACGTCGGGGCGACGCTGGTCTGCGCGCTGGGCGTCCTCGTCCTCATCGGCGTGCGGCCGGTGATACCGTCGAGACGAGCGCTCGCGCGCACGTGGGAGTTCGCCAAGTGGAGCGTCCCCTCCGGCTTCGCGAGCAACCTGTACGGCCGCATCGACGTGCTCATCCTCGCGAGCCTCGTCGGCAGCACGGCCGTCGGGCTGTACGAACCCGCCCACCGACTCACGGTGCCGGCGACGTTCGTCGCCACCAGCGTGGGCGTCTCGCTCACGGTGAAGGCGAGCGGTCTCAGTTCCATCGGCGAGAGCGTCGAACACGACCTGCGCAACGCCGTCTCCTACACGATTCTCCTGGCGGCCCCGCTGTTCTTCGGTGCCCTCGCCATGCCGGAGGCGCTGATGCGGACCATCTACGGCCCGTCCGCGACGGCCGGCGCGATGGCGCTCGTCGGCCTCGCGCTGTTTCAGGTGTTCAACTCGTTCCAGCTCCCGTTCGACAAACTCGTCTCGGGCATCGACCGACCCGAGATAAATCTGGGCGTCAGCGTCGTCACCATCAGCATCGACGTCGTGTTGGCCGTCTTCCTCGCGCGGGCGTACGGGCTGGAGGGCGTCGTCGCCGCCACGATTCTCTCCGAAGTCGTCCGGGTCGTCATCTTCCAGGGCATCCTCTACCGCATGTTCGGCTCGTTCGTGCTGACGCGGCCGGTGATAGAGCAGCTAGCCAGCGCGGTCGTGATGTTCCTCGCCGTCGAGGGCGTCCTCCTCGCGTTCTCCATCCGGAGCGTGCTCGACCTGTTGCTGGTCGTCGGGCTGGGCGGCGTCGTCTACTTCGGCTGCCTGCTGGCCGTCAGCCCGCACTTCAGACTCACGCTCGACAACGTGCTGGGCGACTTCGTCCCGAACTGA
- a CDS encoding glycosyltransferase family 87 protein, translating into MTQSWYESALSPALPSRRTVLWLCVLACVANVVLVGALAGAGVLKSTERGDIEYTDTETRPDGDIVVPSDADYRFAIESPTDADAFYNMVVRVWSGGPLYNTWQPDNVQEYHYLPVTYYFFAAISLFGYVAFKYLLFGLSLLATAGGTYLLLDAESSSVGFDLSRRALLGLSAASVGFAPMVANFKVGQVTPFAYLCTAVAWWAYRRSDDGLGGAALVVPTILKPYWMSPLAVFISPADRRWRGVVGFLAAFAAANALSVFAFGVETTAHYYAIVASEALAESGGLEPITEWSVEAIRPFPFLGGVAIVPRLLSVLPIAWVWARYVRGRSDYDVPLFALSIVMLFTLLQSTTLIDLGLALAAFVVLGVHCYRADGWPFALLGLSFLLAHAHTYAMEVLVGNGHPNLAGMLDGEPLLKLLQPAVYAVGLLYLLSLWLASERATAT; encoded by the coding sequence ATGACTCAGTCGTGGTACGAGAGTGCCCTCTCGCCCGCTCTCCCGTCTCGTCGAACCGTCCTCTGGCTCTGCGTCCTCGCCTGCGTCGCGAACGTCGTCCTCGTCGGCGCGCTGGCGGGCGCGGGCGTGCTGAAGTCGACCGAACGGGGCGACATCGAGTACACGGACACCGAGACGCGACCCGACGGCGACATCGTCGTCCCGTCCGACGCCGACTACCGGTTCGCCATCGAGAGTCCGACGGACGCCGACGCGTTCTACAACATGGTCGTGCGCGTCTGGAGCGGTGGGCCCCTCTACAACACGTGGCAACCGGACAACGTCCAGGAGTACCACTACCTCCCGGTCACCTACTACTTCTTCGCCGCCATCTCGCTGTTCGGCTACGTCGCGTTCAAGTACCTGCTGTTCGGCCTCTCGCTCCTCGCGACGGCCGGCGGGACGTACCTCCTGCTCGACGCCGAGAGTTCCAGCGTGGGATTCGACCTCTCTCGGCGGGCGCTACTCGGGCTCTCGGCTGCGTCCGTCGGGTTCGCGCCGATGGTGGCGAACTTCAAAGTCGGGCAGGTGACGCCGTTCGCGTACCTCTGCACCGCCGTCGCGTGGTGGGCGTATCGCCGGTCGGACGACGGACTGGGCGGTGCGGCCCTCGTCGTCCCGACCATTCTGAAGCCGTACTGGATGTCGCCGCTGGCCGTCTTCATCTCCCCCGCGGACCGTCGCTGGCGCGGCGTGGTCGGCTTCCTCGCCGCCTTCGCCGCCGCGAACGCCCTCTCCGTCTTCGCGTTCGGCGTCGAGACGACGGCGCACTACTACGCCATCGTCGCCTCGGAGGCACTCGCGGAGTCCGGCGGACTCGAACCCATCACCGAGTGGAGCGTCGAGGCGATTCGGCCGTTCCCGTTCCTCGGCGGGGTCGCGATAGTACCTCGACTCCTCTCGGTCCTCCCCATCGCGTGGGTGTGGGCCCGCTACGTCCGTGGCCGGTCCGACTACGACGTGCCTCTCTTCGCGCTCTCCATCGTCATGCTGTTCACTCTCCTGCAGAGCACGACGCTCATCGACCTCGGACTCGCCCTCGCGGCGTTCGTCGTCCTCGGCGTCCACTGCTACCGGGCCGACGGGTGGCCGTTCGCCCTCCTCGGTCTGTCGTTCCTCCTCGCGCACGCCCACACCTACGCGATGGAGGTGCTGGTGGGCAACGGACACCCGAACCTCGCCGGGATGCTCGACGGCGAACCGCTGTTGAAACTCCTCCAGCCCGCGGTGTACGCCGTCGGATTGCTCTACCTGCTCAGTCTGTGGCTCGCTTCGGAGCGCGCGACGGCGACCTGA